One genomic region from Nocardia vinacea encodes:
- a CDS encoding alpha/beta hydrolase, giving the protein MVTLRYRLRGLSSRRDGVGKLVGAVERFFHPNYVGLIVATVFFGWSLTPSLLPRDWLFEGLVSGINAAIGYGVGCLFEWVYRKWLRKPLRRKLAQLPPAITRVWAKRPKWLSGAVETTIVLACLGVAVFLLVESARWQREITALMGMEPTTTSGFLRTGAMSALVGAIVIAVFRILRRLVRSIAFELIRRAHFPRQLAVPTGVLVVVVAAVLLFNGVLTKVFFDVANSAFSVRNGNTSPNAVQPQLPERSGSPNSLAAWDTLGSEGRWFVSFVPTAADISQVTGKPAREPIRVYAGLESADGPEAQAELVAAELERTKAFERKVLVVVTTTGTGWVDSSSAESIELMYNGDTAIAATQYSYLPSVLSFLSDKDKATQMGKLVFDKVYEHWSARPKEARPKLLVYGESLGSQGSEGAFTGLADIRSKTDGVLWVGPPNSNRLWSEFTARRDPGTPEILPTYADGLVVRFSDSRADLWKPGDNWLPPRIAYLQHASDPVVWWSADLLFSEPDWLREPRGPDVSSRMAWYPIVTFWQVAADLPRAQSVSDGHGHNYGNLVLDAWAAIAQPPDWSADLADRIRDYLAISSAREHQLK; this is encoded by the coding sequence GTGGTTACGCTCCGCTACCGCCTGCGGGGCCTGAGCTCGCGCCGCGACGGCGTCGGCAAGCTTGTCGGCGCCGTCGAGCGTTTCTTCCACCCGAATTACGTCGGCCTCATCGTGGCCACGGTGTTCTTCGGCTGGTCACTGACACCCTCACTGCTGCCACGGGATTGGCTGTTCGAGGGGCTGGTCAGCGGGATCAATGCGGCCATCGGTTACGGCGTCGGCTGTCTGTTCGAATGGGTTTACCGCAAGTGGTTGCGGAAACCGTTGCGCCGCAAGCTCGCTCAGTTGCCGCCTGCGATCACGCGGGTGTGGGCGAAGCGGCCGAAGTGGCTGTCGGGTGCGGTCGAGACCACGATTGTGCTCGCCTGTCTCGGCGTCGCGGTTTTCCTGCTGGTCGAATCGGCCCGCTGGCAGCGCGAAATCACCGCGCTGATGGGCATGGAACCCACGACGACTTCCGGGTTCCTGCGCACCGGCGCAATGAGCGCACTGGTCGGCGCGATCGTCATCGCGGTTTTCCGGATACTGCGGCGGCTCGTGCGTTCGATCGCATTCGAGCTGATCAGGCGCGCCCACTTTCCGCGCCAATTGGCCGTCCCGACCGGAGTGCTTGTCGTGGTCGTCGCGGCGGTGCTGCTGTTCAACGGCGTGCTCACCAAAGTCTTTTTCGACGTGGCGAATTCGGCGTTCAGCGTGCGCAACGGCAACACCTCGCCGAATGCCGTACAGCCACAGTTGCCGGAGCGTTCCGGCAGTCCGAACTCATTGGCCGCCTGGGACACGCTCGGTTCCGAGGGCCGCTGGTTCGTCTCCTTCGTGCCGACTGCCGCCGATATCAGCCAGGTCACCGGAAAGCCCGCGCGCGAACCTATTCGGGTCTACGCCGGATTGGAATCGGCCGACGGGCCGGAGGCGCAGGCCGAATTGGTCGCGGCGGAGTTGGAGCGCACCAAGGCATTCGAGCGCAAGGTGCTGGTCGTCGTGACGACGACGGGCACCGGCTGGGTCGATTCGTCCAGCGCCGAATCCATCGAGCTGATGTACAACGGCGATACCGCGATTGCCGCGACCCAGTACTCCTATCTGCCGAGTGTGCTGTCGTTCCTGTCCGACAAGGACAAGGCCACCCAGATGGGAAAGCTGGTCTTCGACAAGGTTTATGAGCACTGGTCGGCCCGGCCGAAGGAAGCGCGGCCCAAGCTGCTCGTCTACGGCGAGAGCCTGGGATCCCAGGGCTCCGAAGGTGCTTTCACCGGCCTGGCCGACATCCGTTCGAAGACCGACGGCGTGCTGTGGGTCGGACCGCCGAATTCCAACCGGCTGTGGAGTGAATTCACCGCCCGCCGTGATCCGGGCACACCGGAGATCCTGCCGACCTATGCCGACGGACTGGTGGTGCGCTTCTCCGATAGCCGCGCCGACCTGTGGAAGCCTGGGGATAACTGGCTGCCGCCGCGCATCGCCTATCTGCAGCACGCCTCCGATCCCGTGGTCTGGTGGTCGGCGGATCTGCTGTTCAGCGAACCGGATTGGCTGCGCGAACCGCGCGGTCCCGATGTGTCGTCGCGGATGGCGTGGTATCCGATCGTCACGTTCTGGCAGGTCGCCGCGGATCTGCCCAGAGCGCAGAGCGTCAGCGACGGGCATGGGCACAACTACGGCAACCTGGTATTGGATGCGTGGGCCGCGATCGCGCAGCCGCCGGATTGGTCGGCCGATCTGGCGGATCGGATCCGGGATTATCTGGCCATTTCCTCGGCCCGTGAGCACCAGCTGAAATAG
- a CDS encoding YiaA/YiaB family inner membrane protein, whose amino-acid sequence MSNPNARPKTSSAFLAQAAIAFGVSFFGTGVGIFYLPLDIAQRGFLGMSVLFLVSSAFTLAKVVRDQQESATISRRLDEARMEKLMAEHDPFKSVA is encoded by the coding sequence ATGAGCAATCCCAACGCCCGCCCGAAAACCTCTTCGGCCTTCCTCGCGCAAGCCGCGATCGCGTTCGGCGTCAGCTTCTTCGGAACCGGCGTCGGCATCTTCTACCTGCCACTCGATATCGCACAGCGCGGCTTCCTCGGCATGTCCGTACTGTTCCTGGTGTCGAGCGCCTTCACCCTGGCGAAGGTCGTTCGCGACCAACAGGAATCGGCGACCATCAGCCGCCGCTTGGACGAGGCGCGGATGGAAAAGCTGATGGCGGAGCACGATCCGTTCAAATCCGTCGCCTGA
- a CDS encoding alpha/beta hydrolase — protein MLETTTTLTKLRARGVVVVRRAEDIIDLNYVGLVFATIFFALSVTPSLVPRDWLFQGLISGINAALGYGLGCLLEWLFRLWVRPRLAKLLRDRISPPTWVRYAVKSAILLTAAVTAAFMLVQSARWQREITALMGMEGTTTPAYLRTGLLSIAVGTGVVAVYRTLREIIRFLARQLNRWVRVPRELAPSAGFLVLVVLTVTLFNGVASRAFFAVANSAFSVQNDHTSPNAVQPVQPERSGSPASLAKWDSLGFEGRWFVSHGPSAARITSITGKPAREPIRAYVGLESAQSGAARAELAVSELERTGAFDRKVLVVVTTTGTGWVNSMAAGAIEYMYGGDSATVASQYSYLPSGLSFLADRGKASDAGKQLFDAVYQHWSARPEGARPKLLVYGESLGSQGSEAAFDGLADLRSKVDGALWVGPPNSNRLWEQFVSRRDPGSREVEPVYADGLVVRFASDSADLARPTTEWRAPRIAYLQHASDPIVWWSSDLIFSQPDWLSEPRGSDVSSQMRWWPFVTFWQVTCDLSNAQGVADGHGHRYGSLVLDGWIAVAAPPYWTVEQSDKIRAEIEAAEDYEREIK, from the coding sequence ATGCTCGAAACCACGACCACCCTGACGAAGCTGCGTGCGCGCGGCGTCGTGGTCGTGCGGCGTGCCGAGGACATCATCGATCTGAATTATGTCGGGCTGGTCTTCGCGACGATCTTCTTCGCACTCTCGGTGACGCCGTCGCTGGTACCGCGCGACTGGCTGTTCCAGGGCCTGATCAGCGGCATCAATGCCGCGCTCGGCTACGGCCTCGGCTGCCTGTTGGAGTGGCTGTTCCGGCTCTGGGTCCGGCCGCGGCTGGCCAAGCTGCTGCGCGACCGGATTTCGCCGCCGACCTGGGTGCGCTATGCGGTGAAGTCCGCGATCCTGCTCACCGCCGCCGTCACCGCGGCCTTCATGCTGGTGCAGTCGGCCCGCTGGCAGCGCGAGATCACCGCGCTGATGGGCATGGAGGGCACCACTACCCCCGCGTATCTGCGCACGGGATTGCTCAGTATCGCGGTGGGGACCGGGGTGGTCGCGGTGTATCGAACGCTGCGCGAGATCATTCGATTCCTGGCCCGCCAGCTCAATCGCTGGGTGCGGGTGCCGCGCGAGCTGGCGCCATCGGCCGGATTCCTGGTTCTGGTGGTGCTGACCGTCACGCTGTTCAACGGCGTCGCTTCGCGCGCCTTCTTCGCGGTGGCCAACTCCGCGTTCAGTGTGCAGAACGATCACACTTCGCCGAATGCCGTCCAGCCGGTGCAGCCCGAGCGGTCGGGCAGTCCGGCCTCGCTGGCGAAATGGGATTCGCTCGGATTCGAGGGCCGCTGGTTCGTCTCGCACGGTCCCTCCGCGGCCCGGATCACCTCGATCACCGGAAAGCCCGCGCGCGAGCCGATCCGGGCCTATGTGGGTCTGGAGTCTGCGCAGAGCGGTGCGGCGCGGGCCGAGCTCGCGGTCTCCGAACTGGAGCGCACCGGCGCCTTCGACCGGAAGGTGCTGGTGGTGGTCACCACGACCGGCACCGGATGGGTGAATTCCATGGCGGCCGGCGCCATCGAGTACATGTACGGCGGCGATTCCGCCACCGTGGCCTCGCAGTATTCGTATCTGCCCAGCGGGCTGTCCTTCCTCGCGGACCGCGGCAAGGCATCGGATGCGGGCAAGCAGCTGTTCGACGCGGTGTACCAGCATTGGTCGGCGCGGCCGGAGGGGGCGCGGCCGAAGCTGCTCGTGTACGGCGAGAGTCTGGGCTCACAAGGCTCGGAGGCGGCCTTCGACGGACTCGCCGATCTGCGCTCCAAGGTCGACGGTGCGCTGTGGGTCGGGCCGCCGAATTCGAATCGACTGTGGGAGCAGTTCGTTTCGCGACGCGATCCCGGATCGCGCGAGGTCGAACCGGTGTACGCCGACGGTCTGGTGGTCCGATTCGCCTCCGACAGTGCCGATCTCGCGCGTCCGACCACCGAATGGCGGGCCCCGCGCATCGCCTATCTGCAGCACGCCTCCGACCCGATCGTCTGGTGGTCCTCGGATCTGATCTTCTCCCAACCGGATTGGCTCTCCGAACCGCGCGGCTCCGATGTGTCATCGCAGATGCGCTGGTGGCCGTTCGTCACGTTCTGGCAGGTCACGTGTGACCTGTCCAATGCGCAGGGCGTCGCCGACGGGCACGGGCACCGGTACGGCAGTCTGGTATTGGACGGCTGGATCGCCGTCGCGGCACCGCCGTATTGGACCGTGGAACAGTCCGACAAGATCCGGGCCGAGATCGAGGCCGCCGAGGACTACGAGCGTGAGATCAAATGA